From a single Stomoxys calcitrans chromosome 4, idStoCalc2.1, whole genome shotgun sequence genomic region:
- the LOC106087386 gene encoding nucleolar protein dao-5 yields MKFFNITLLFVIIALACCLSTTLADDAKRPALRRPGGKSVKTSTTTSNPADEEEGDYPDNGEENPEGEEGDEAEVSSTTSTTETPKRIGPVIRPFRSNDDFLNSLKRRQMNAKKAKSEKPAPKPKAAPAQESEDGDDEPAPAPAKGFSKPSSPLGRNRKLPGKPSKPEPAEEHAEEAEAEPKQEAKRPLAGRLALRKRN; encoded by the exons atgaaattcttcaacat cACCCTACTTTTTGTTATCATCGCTTTGGCCTGCTGCTTAAGCACAACACTCGCCGATGATGCCAAACGCCCTGCCCTTAGACGACCAGGTGGTAAATCGGTTAAAACATCAACAACCACCTCAAATCCAGCTGATGAGGAGGAAGGTGATTATCCCGATAATGGTGAAGAGAATCCCGAAGGAGAGGAGGGAGATGAAGCTGAAGTCTCCTCAACCACCAGCACCACAGAAACACCAAAACGCATTGGTCCAGTAATTCGTCCATTCCGTTCAAATGATGATTTCTTGAATTCTTTAAAACGCAGACAAATGAATGCCAAGAAAGCTAAat CTGAAAAGCCAGCCCCTAAGCCCAAGGCTGCTCCTGCCCAAGAATCTGAAGATGGTGATGATGAGCCAGCTCCCGCACCAGCCAAGGGTTTCAGCAAACCCAGCTCACCAC TGGGTCGCAACCGCAAATTGCCCGGCAAGCCCTCCAAGCCTGAACCAGCTGAGGAACATGCTGAAGAAGCTGAAGCCGAACCCAAACAAGAAGCCAAACGTCCTTTGGCTGGTCGTTTAGCCCTAAGGAAACGTAACTAA